One Hypomesus transpacificus isolate Combined female chromosome 6, fHypTra1, whole genome shotgun sequence DNA segment encodes these proteins:
- the sf3b6 gene encoding splicing factor 3B subunit 6, whose amino-acid sequence MAMQAAKRANIRLPPEVNRILYIRNLPYKITAEEMYDIFGKYGPIRQIRVGNTPESRGTAYVVYEDIFDAKNACDHLSGFNVCNRYLVVLYYNANRAFQKMDTKKKEEQLKLLKEKYGINTDPPK is encoded by the exons ATGGCTATGCAAGCAGCAAAACGAGCTAAC ATACGATTACCTCCAGAAGTTAACAGAATCCTGTACATAAGAAACCTGCCATACAAAATCACAGCTGAAGAGATGTACGACATCTTTGGGAAATATGGACCAATTCGTCAGATTCGAGT GGGGAATACACCAGAATCAAGAGGCACAGCATATGTAGTCTATGAGGACATATTTGATGCCAAGAACGCGTGTGATCACTTGTCAGGTTTCAACGTCTGCAACAGATACTTGGTGGTTTTGTACTACAACGCTAACCGG GCTTTCCAGAAAATGGACacaaagaagaaggaggagcagtTGAAGCTGCTGAAAGAGAAATATGGCATCAATACAGACCCACCGAAGTAG
- the tdrd6 gene encoding tudor domain-containing 6, translated as MCSIPELPTPGSNVSVLIKRVNLNPLCVLVEFWCNFDQERKIAHQCLRKDIQCPREAFQELEGNPGDQCLVSVFETWYRARIVSKNGSNYNVFLIDEGRSLSATTGMLAWGHSEFFRLPPEVEFCVLSNVLPLSTENRWSPVALEFLKSLCGQQATASIQDVLVPHRTFLLDIPSISRQMYEMGFAKKLPTERFRLFVSRSLQAHSGAATSNQPQQISMKNDPLDRHEQMEKQQQYMYPELQTETVETVIITEVTNPLRLFCQLKVFSQELRKLTEQITQYYEGRVQTGLSRPQTLGSPCASRGSDGKWYRSVLQQLFPANSVVEVLQVDNGKKQFVQMENIRFLAAEFFRMPVVTYVCSLHGIIDKGVGWTVPQIDYLKTLILNRTVIAKFEYQSLSEGVHYVTLYGDENMCINKMFGSKEKCILECEGSHGDYAVCSNTAPKLQHLSGIETQLSPSSGDATETRVKFTAEDLQLQSSHVAVVQHVNNPSEFWIQTQRYAVEFDQLMNDMSDMYSNPEGADMIKHPTVGLYCAAKSEDDAFYRATVSGITGHQVTVFFVDYGNTEIVECGNLRVLPDRLKELPQLALKCSLAGIRPKDRKWSQDASDFFTTIVVDKIVDVHITSKWDGGYVVNLTNSSSDGERDLSELMCTAGYAVNNEKTSKVVSGPTALPTALNPGDIPYDAYKTSFTALSTEDSTGKESRTAFKEHLFPIGSSFEVNVSFIESPNDFWCQLTKNMGHLKLLMQDIQHFYTDSQFLPPVETACVARHPDNGMWYRALVIQKHATPHVDVLFIDYGQTKTVSIQDLRNINPSFLKLRGQAFRCSLYNLIHPTSHSTVEWTEDAIAQFQDFVDTAADNYVALKCTIYAVMFDAQKVVFNVVDLETPFVSVCSLMVQKGLANRAPSKKAPPYPFRLDTYYYSTHGIKTGMEELVTVTSVKSVNHFYCQLKRNATIIEGLAESVNALCHQLERSNCPQTFGTVCFAKYTDGQWYRGQIKATQPTVFVHFVDYGDTIKVDKSNLLPIPIEASEIMSVPVQAVECGLSDIPGEVSNEVNSWFETYMTDCTCRALVVAKEPSGKLLVELYDGKTQVNAKTKEELRIKEHRIENQGHNDKVTNQSAPKATGPAEEIPKKRRIPYQAPYTTPHQRQTTFRNGNVRNGAEPREVGVIEMKTVPQTETKRFPIPKSPLSPAQQTNYFGPKAQVQTLPKLSDLPAKCIETGLETDVFISHCNSPWSFFVQLTNEEDDIFSFVEKLNEGQQMTETVDVRDLHQGDLVKAVFPDDSSWYRAVVQEVSRSGTASVEFIDFGNTTTTLVSKMGRLDACSIECPRFSIHCLLSGTPAQEEKDELNREILSKFKEEIGAGGDKELKCKFVKQSGSVWEVSLWDSGRQVTCGIPPKHPGTLSDATPESTMALSQVKENPQQSCSVKELAPEKVQLSNIESGCFCKAEIAVGQTMEAYVSTVIGPQSFWCQSANSDELDKITKMVSEVQYKPVEIDTLSTGSPCIAIFTDDEQLYRAEVRSIEGDYLSILFVDYGNESRVNIKDVRALPPLLFKIPPQAFLCQLEGFDASQGTWDDKAADQLSELITDKLLHLTFLTVSSDEAGQTTCLVQVELEGQMVNEVMKAYWKSNTVDEPDATGESTPCANPSLPCESVQIGEQTAVMDPCPQEPSKTTTKQTFDTLVQSTVQEELDDGFHEGHKDCPTIIPGTGQKHADEDPYLESTPENTDLDIGQKDDTESTTDLLDKDREPTEKDEVLQTVEEKTDLPVVLSNIVEDDTKTVTVIEICKEQLNEAEQQTDCLSDSGVSSGDKLTVALVANQNVLKEDCVDQDRLQVSLLDQASSVVDSESARLLEEIPKETTLPHRDQSQDDMCTEVSKLHVENTLESPETSHTAPQDLKSKDKDSCVTSEELKNLCEEHESIDLNEESISDTVLETEFGRLQRAGENIAVGSSYVIWSIARKTWCKAKVLKVFEDSVKVLLVEHDSEMVVDPQNILCTSSESEQSESDESEHQFDTGSSNEGSQYYLDEDADDSDNTISGDDPNNTTSEKLAVLEEVVGPDQTVEVPPEDPDQLCSVQDIFDLSLSAPLEDCCGKRVEITDATTTDALSSFPAQDKLRVDVKEVQLSSEPSTAYDTPVSETEEAVSETEEAVSETEEAVAANVESESRVITQEDKDVSEGSCPEQCRYEFEGTEADIVANAVSQDGDNVLADYVKASNLDDFEHQMNSVTHLTLKVEDCSDEDSVIFVRETLPAHQHLRD; from the exons ATGTGTTCAATTCCTGAACTCCCAACACCTGGTTCAAATGTATCAGTTCTCATCAAGAGAGTGAATTTGaatcctctctgtgttctcgTAGAGTTCTGGTGTAACTTTGATCAAGAGAGGAAAATTGCTCATCAATGTTTACGAAAAGATATTCAGTGTCCCAGAGAAGCCTTTCAGGAGCTGGAGGGAAATCCAGGGGACCAGTGCTTGGTCAGTGTATTTGAAACATGGTACCGGGCACGCATAGTATCCAAAAATGGCTCAAACTACAATGTCTTTCTCATTGATGAGGGCAGAAGCTTAAGTGCCACCACTGGCATGTTGGCATGGGGTCACAGTGAGTTTTTTCGTCTACCACCAGAGGTCGAATTCTGTGTTCTCTCCAACGTGTTACCGCTGTCTACAGAAAACCGGTGGTCCCCAGTGGCATTGGAGTTCCTGAAATCTCTCTGTGGACAGCAAGCCACTGCTTCTATCCAAGATGTCCTGGTGCCCCACAGAACCTTCCTCCTGGATATCCCCAGCATATCCAGGCAGATGTACGAAATGGGATTTGCCAAGAAGCTTCCAACTGAAAGATTCAGGCTCTTTGTTTCAAGGTCATTGCAGGCACACAGTGGAGCAGCAACGTCAAACCAACCTCAGCAGATCTCAATGAAAAATGATCCACTGGACCGACACGAACAGATGGAAAAGCAACAACAGTACATGTATCCTGAGCTTCAAACGGAAACCGTGGAGACTGTTATCATCACTGAAGTCACAAACCCCCTGCGTCTTTTCTGTCAGCTAAAGGTCTTCTCGCAAGAGCTGAGGAAGCTTACCGAGCAGATCACCCAGTACTATGAGGGCAGAGTTCAAACGGGCCTCAGCAGACCTCAAACCCTTGGCTCCCCATGTGCCTCACGAGGAAGTGACGGGAAGTGGTACAGGTCAGTTCTACAACAGCTCTTCCCAGCCAACAGTGTAGTGGAGGTACTGCAGGTGGATAACGGGAAGAAACAGTTTGTTCAAATGGAAAACATTCGATTCCTGGCTGCAGAGTTTTTCAGGATGCCTGTTGTGACATACGTCTGTTCCCTCCATGGCATTATTGACAAAGGAGTCGGATGGACAGTCCCTCAGATCGATTATCTTAAAACCCTTATCCTGAACAGGACTGTGATTGCCAAATTTGAGTACCAGAGTCTCTCTGAGGGCGTGCATTATGTGACACTCTACGGAGATGAAAACATGTGCATCAACAAAATGTTTGGCTCTAAGGAGAAATGTATTCTTGAGTGTGAAGGATCTCATGGAGATTATGCTGTGTGTAGCAATACTGCACCAAAACTTCAACACTTGAGTGGGATAGAAACTCAACTAAGTCCTTCCTCTGGTGATGCGACTGAAACACGGGTGAAGTTCACAGCAGAAGATCTCCAGCTCCAGTCTTCCCATGTGGCAGTGGTGCAGCACGTGAACAACCCATCAGAGTTCTGGATTCAAACACAGAGGTATGCTGTTGAGTTTGATCAGCTGATGAATGACATGTCTGACATGTACAGCAACCCAGAGGGTGCAGACATGATCAAACATCCAACAGTCGGTCTTTATTGTGCCGCCAAGTCTGAAGATGATGCTTTTTACAGAGCAACTGTGTCTGGCATCACTGGCCACCAGGTTACGGTATTTTTTGTTGACTATGGAAACACAGAGATTGTTGAGTGTGGCAATCTCCGGGTGCTTCCGGACAGGTTGAAAGAGTTACCTCAGCTCGCCTTGAAATGTAGCCTAGCAGGCATCAGACCAAAAGATCGAAAATGGAGTCAAGATGCTTCTGACTTTTTCACAACAATAGTGGTAGACAAGATTGTCGATGTGCATATAACTTCCAAATGGGATGGCGGTTATGTTGTTAATCTTACAAATTCAtcaagtgatggagagagggatcttAGTGAGCTGATGTGCACAGCTGGCTATGCAGTAAACAACGAGAAGACATCAAAAGTCGTCAGTGGGCCTACTGCTCTCCCCACGGCACTGAACCCAGGAGACATTCCATATGACGCATACAAGACAAGTTTCACAGCTTTATCCACTGAGGATTCAACTGGAAAAGAAAGCAGAACTGCCTTCAAGGAGCATTTATTCCCAATAGGAAGCTCATTTGAAGTCAACGTGTCCTTCATTGAAAGTCCAAATGACTTTTGGTGTCAACTGACAAAGAATATGGGCCACCTTAAACTGCTCATGCAAGACATCCAACACTTCTACACAGACAGCCAGTTTCTGCCCCCTGTGGAGACAGCTTGTGTCGCCCGTCACCCAGACAATGGAATGTGGTACAGAGCCTTGGTCATCCAAAAGCATGCTACACCTCATGTCGATGTACTGTTCATAGACTATGGTCAAACTAAGACTGTCTCCATTCAAGACTTGAGAAATATAAACCCTTCCTTCCTGAAACTCCGAGGTCAAGCTTTCCGATGCAGCCTGTACAACCTCATTCACCCCACTTCCCATAGTACTGTCGAATGGACAGAAGATGCCATAGCCCAGTTTCAGGACTTTGTTGATACTGCAGCAGACAACTATGTGGCACTGAAGTGCACCATCTATGCAGTCATGTTTGATGCCCAAAAGGTGGTCTTTAACGTAGTGGATCTGGAAACACCCTTTGTGAGTGTCTGTAGCCTAATGGTTCAGAAAGGACTCGCCAACCGTGCTCCGTCTAAGAAAGCACCTCCCTACCCTTTCAGGTTGGACACGTACTACTACTCCACCCACGGCATCAAAACAGGAATGGAGGAGTTGGTGACAGTGACTAGTGTGAAAAGTGTTAATCACTTCTACTGCCAGCTAAAAAGGAATGCCACAATCATCGAAGGACTGGCGGAGAGTGTCAATGCCCTGTGTCATCAGCTGGAGCGTTCAAACTGCCCCCAAACATTTGGAACAGTTTGCTTTGCCAAGTATACAGATGGACAATGGTACAGAGGACAGATCAAGGCTACACAGCCCACTGTCTTTGTTCACTTTGTGGATTACGGAGACACCATTAAAGTTGACAAATCGAACTTGCTTCCAATCCCTATTGAAGCTAGTGAGATCATGTCCGTCCCCGTGCAAGCTGTGGAATGTGGACTGTCGGATATCCCAGGTGAGGTTTCCAATGAGGTCAACAGCTGGTTTGAAACTTACATGACTGACTGTACATGCAGGGCTCTTGTGGTGGCAAAAGAGCCAAGTGGAAAACTGCTTGTTGAGCTTTATGATGGGAAAACACAAGTTAATGCCAAGACTAAGGAGGAACTTCGCATTAAAGAGCACAGGATTGAAAACCAGGGACACAATGACAAAGTCACCAACCAGAGCGCTCCTAAAGCAACTGGACCAGCAGAAGAAATCCCTAAAAAGAGAAGGATTCCCTATCAAGCACCTTACACAACACCACATCAGAGGCAGACAACTTTCAGGAATGGAAATGTCCGAAATGGTGCAGAGCCAAGAGAAGTCGGTGTCATTGAGATGAAAACTGTTCCCCAGACCGAGACAAAGCGTTTCCCAATTCCCAAGTCACCTCTCAGCCCAGCTCAACAAACTAACTATTTTGGGCCAAAAGCACAAGTGCAAACTCTTCCGAAGTTATCAGACTTGCCCGCAAAATGCATCGAGACTGGTTTGGAGACAGATGTCTTTATTTCGCACTGCAACAGCCCGTGGAGCTTCTTTGTACAGTTGACCAATGAGGAAGATGACATATTTTCCTTTGTAGAAAAACTCAATGAAGGACAACAGATGACTGAGACTGTAGATGTCAGAGATTTGCATCAAGGTGACTTGGTGAAAGCCGTGTTTCCAGATGATTCTTCATGGTACCGTGCGGTGGTACAGGAAGTATCAAGAAGTGGGACAGCTTCTGTGGAGTTCATAGACTTCGGAAACACAACCACTACTTTAGTCTCCAAGATGGGTAGACTCGACGCATGTTCCATAGAATGTCCCAGGTTTAGCATTCACTGCCTGCTAAGTGGAACACCAGCTCAGGAAGAAAAAGATGAACTGAACCGAGAAATCTTGTCCAAATTCAAAGAAGAAATTGGAGCAGGTGGTGACAAAGAGCTGAAATGCAAGTTTGTGAAACAATCTGGATCTGTGTGGGAAGTCAGCCTTTGGGACAGTGGCCGACAGGTCACATGTGGCATACCTCCTAAACATCCAGGAACCTTATCTGATGCGACACCAGAGAGCACCATGGCACTCAGTCAAGTAAAAGAAAATCCCCAACAAAGTTGTTCGGTAAAAGAGTTGGCACCAGAGAAAGTCCAATTGAGCAACATTGAATCTGGGTGTTTCTGCAAAGCAGAAATTGCAGTGGGACAGACCATGGAAGCCTATGTCTCAACTGTCATTGGCCCTCAGTCTTTCTGGTGTCAGTCGGCTAATTCAGATGAACTTGACAAGATCACAAAAATGGTCAGTGAGGTGCAGTACAAACCAGTTGAGATTGACACCCTTTCCACTGGAAGTCCATGCATTGCTATTTTTACAGATGACGAGCAGTTGTATCGTGCAGAGGTCAGAAGCATAGAAGGAGATTACCTATCCATTCTCTTTGTTGATTATGGAAATGAGTCCCGAGTTAACATAAAAGATGTACGAGCATTGCCTCCTCTGCTGTTTAAGATTCCTCCACAAGCTTTCCTCTGCCAGCTCGAAGGGTTTGATGCATCTCAAGGCACCTGGGATGACAAGGCAGCAGACCAGTTATCGGAGCTGATAACAGACAAGCTTCTTCACCTGACTTTTTTGACAGTGTCCAGTGATGAAGCGGGCCAGACCACATGTCTTGTCCAAGTGGAACTTGAAGGCCAAATGGTAAATGAGGTGATGAAAGCTTACTGGAAGAGCAATACAGTGGACGAACCAGATGCCACAGGCGAGTCAACTCCATGTGCCAATCCGTCACTGCCATGTGAATCAGTGCAGATTGGGGAACAAACAGCTGTGATGGATCCTTGTCCACAAGAACCATCTAAAACcaccacaaaacaaacatttgacaCTTTAGTTCAGAGTACAGTTCAAGAAGAACTTGACGATGGTTTCCATGAGGGCCACAAGGATTGTCCAACAATCATTCCAGGTACAGGTCAGAAGCATGCTGACGAGGACCCATACTTAGAGAGCACACCTGAAAATACAGATTTGGACATTGGCCAGAAAGATGACACTGAGTCAACCACAGATCTCCTGGATAAAGACAGAGAACCAACTGAGAAGGATGAAGTACTGCAGACAGTTGAAGAGAAGACAGATTTGCCTGTAGTGTTATCCAACATTGTGGAAGATGATACAAAGACGGTAACCGTGATTGAGATATGTAAAGAGCAACTCAACGAAGCAGAACAACAGACAGATTGTTTGTCAGACAGTGGTGTTTCCAGTGGTGATAAACTTACAGTGGCCTTGGTTGCCAACCAGAACGTGCTCAAAGAAGACTGTGTGGATCAAGATAGGTTGCAGGTTTCATTGTTGGACCAAGCGTCAAGTGTGGTTGACTCAGAATCTGCCCGGTTATTGGAAGAGATCCCTAAAGAGACGACTTTGCCACATCGTGACCAGAGCCAAGATGATATGTGCACAGAAGTCTCCAAACTGCATGTAGAGAATACCTTGGAGAGCCCAGAGACCAGTCACACTGCCCCACAGGATCTTAAAAGCAAAGATAAGGACTCTTGCGTCACATCTGAAGAACTCAAAAATCTGTGTGAAGAACATGAGTCCATAGACCTGAATGAAGAGAGCATCTCTGACACTGTTCTTGAGACTG AGTTTGGTCGACTTCAGAGGGCCGGGGAGAACATTGCTGTTGGATCCAGTTATGTAATCTGGTCGATAGCCAGGAAGACCTGGTGCAAAGCAAAGGTTTTGAAAGTCTTTGAAGACTCTGTCAAG gtTCTTCTGGTTGAGCATGATTCTGAAATGGTGGTAGATCCGCAGAATATCTTATGCACGTCTTCAGAGTCTGAGCAA AGTGAATCGGATGAGAGTGAACATCAGTTTGACACTGGCTCGTCAAATGAAGGGTCCCAGTATT ACTTGGATGAGGATGCTGACGACAGCGACAACACAATCTCAGGAGATGATCCCAACAATACAACTTCAGAGAAATTG GCTGTTTTGGAGGAGGTGGTTGGTCCAGACCAGACAGTTGAGGTGCCACCAGAAGACCCAGATCAACTGTGCAGT GTCCAGGACATTttcgatctctctctttctgcaccATTGGAGGACTGTTGTG GGAAGAGAGTTGAGATTACAGATGCGACCACAACGGATGCTCTATCCTCTTTCCCTGCACAGGACAAG tTGAGGGTGGACGTAAAAGAGGTGCAGCTTTCTTCTGAACCAAGTACAG CTTACGATACACCCGTGTCCGAGACTGAAGAGGCAGTGTCCGAGACGGAAGAGGCAGTGTCCGAGACGGAAGAGGCAGTTGCAGCTAATGTGGAGAGCGAGTCCAGGGTTATTACCCAAGAAGACAAG GATGTTTCAGAAGGCTCCTGTCCTGAACAATGTAGATATG AGTTTGAAGGGACCGAGGCAGATATTGTGGCCAATGCTGTCTCACAAGATGGG GATAATGTGCTAGCTGATTATGTGAAGGCTTCCAATCTTGATGATTTTG AGCATCAGATGAACTCTGTGACCCATCTCACCTTGAAAGTTGAGGACTGCTCTGACGAGGACAGTGTTATATTTGTGAGGGAGACACTCCCTGCCCATCAGCATTTGAGGGACTAA
- the pla2g7 gene encoding platelet-activating factor acetylhydrolase, translating into MFVNGGLIQSVAKKFYEWSRTDHRCKLSLLAMGNTCSNDLGIPRAKGPNPVGCTDFMMDHTVQGTFFRLYYPCAETENPDTPDWIPRHEYFDGLADFMKINRTISDRIFNYLFGSYKIPAALNAPFKSNEKCPVVVFSHGLGAFRTLYSAICAELASQGFIVASVEHRDESASATYFYHEKPDSEKGKTSPKGPPHVPENLVEEWMYYRSLKPGELEFPLRNKQVKQRAEECIQALDRLIEIHSGNSVENVLQTEFDWITLENSMDLCRIAVMGHSFGGATVVEALCKGDVKFRCGIALDAWMFPLDDEIYPRVKQPIFFINSEKFQWAGNISRMKKLDSAVIQRKMITIRGTVHQSFPDFTFLTGNWIGKILKLKGEIDPLIAMDLCNKACLAFLQRHLGLQKDFNQWDHLIDGKDENLIPGTNITLLQSSI; encoded by the exons ATGTTCGTTAATGGAGGACTTATACAGTCGGTAGCAAAGAAGTTTTACGAGTGGTCAAGGACAG ATCACAGGTGTAAGCTAAGTTTATTAGCAATGGGAAATACCTGCAGCAATGACCTGGGAATCCCCCGAGCGAAAGGGCCAAATCCAGTTGGATGCACTGATTTCATGATGGATCACACTGTGCAG GGCACGTTTTTTCGTCTGTATTATCCCTGTGCCGAGACAGAGAATCCAGACACGCCTGACTGGATCCCAAGACACGAGTATTTCGATGGTCTGGCGGACTTCATGAAAATCAATAGAACCATAAGTGACAGGATTTTCAATTACctctttg GTTCCTACAAAATACCTGCAGCCTTGAATGCTCCATTTAAGTCAAATGAGAAATGCCCAGTAGTAGTCTTCTCCCATGGCCTCGGAGCTTTCAG AACCTTATATTCAGCCATATGTGCCGAATTGGCGTCCCAGGGATTCATAGTGGCATCCGTGGAGCACAG GGATGAATCAGCGTCTGCTACATACTTCTACCATGAGAAGCCTGATTCTGAGAAGGGCAAGACTTCTCCGAAAGGCCCTCCACACGTGCCTGAGAACCTGGTGGAGGAGTGGATGTACTACAGATCCCTGAAGCCTGGGGAGTTAGAATTCCCTCTCAGGAATAAACAG GTGAAACAACGTGCGGAGGAATGCATCCAAGCCTTGGACAGACTTATTGAAATTCACTCAGGAAACTCGGTGGAGAACGTGCTGCAGACAGAGTTCGACTGGATAACTTTAGAG aaCTCCATGGACCTCTGTCGGATAGCAGTGATGGGGCATTCTTTCGGGGGAGCAACTGTAGTTGAAGCTCTTTGCAAGGGGGATGTCAAATTCAG GTGCGGAATTGCTTTGGATGCGTGGATGTTTCCCCTGGATGATGAGATCTACCCAAGAGTGAAGCAGCCCATCTTCTTCATAAACTCTGAGAAGTTCCAGTGGGCGGGTAACATCAGCCGAATGAAAAAGCTGGACTCCGCTGTCATTCAGAGGAAAATGATTACTATAAG GGGGACAGTCCATCAGAGCTTCCCAGATTTCACCTTTCTAACAGGAAACTGGATTGGAAAGATCCTTAAACTGAAAGGAGAGATCGACCCCCTGATTGCCATGGACCTCTGTAACAAAGCCTGTCTAGCCTTCCTGCAAAGACACTTGG GTCTTCAGAAAGACTTCAACCAGTGGGATCATCTAATTGATGGGAAGGATGAGAACCTCATACCAGGAACCAACATCACTCTGCTCCAGTCTTCCATCTGA
- the ints9 gene encoding integrator complex subunit 9 produces MKLYCLSGHPTLPCNVLKFKSTTIMLDCGLDTTSVLNFLPLPLVHSPRLSKLPGWISKDGTVNLQKELKECSGRVFVDSQPEFCLPEKELLDLSTIDVILISNYHCMMALPYITEHTGFTGTVYATEPTLQIGRLLMEELVNFMERVPKAQSAVCWKNKEIQRLLPGTLKDVAHVWAWKRCYSIQEVNSALSKVQLVGYSQKVELFGAVQVTPLSSGYSLGSSNWIIQSHYEKVSYVSGSSLLTTHPQPMDQSSLKNSDVLILTGLTQMPTANPDGMLGDFCSNLAMTIRAGGNVLVPCYSSGVIYDLLECLYQFIENANLGNTPFYFISPVANSSLEFSQIFAEWLCHNKQSKVYLPEPPFPHAELIQTNKLKHYPTIHGSFSSEFRQPCVVFTGHPSLRFGDVVHFLELWGKSSLNTIIFTEPDFSYLEALAPYQPLAMKCVYCPIDTRLNFHQVSKLLKEVQPLHVVCPEQYTQPPLAQPHRSDLMLELQPAPMPYRRCSVLSLPFRRHYERIQLLPELARSLVPSEIKPGISVATVSAVLQSKDNKHMLQSVPKPPPVPPSKKRKRVMEEPPELLAPKPLLSGAIPLEAFLAALHKHGITEVKVEETADGHMLHLQAEDTLIQLEEDGTHIVCDNNETLRTTLRDLVLRFLQKL; encoded by the exons ATGAAACTG TACTGCCTATCTGGACACCCTACATTGCCATGCAATGTTCTCAAATTTAAATCCACCACCATCATGTTGGACTGTGGGCTGGATACCACGTCTGTCCTTAACTTCCTTCCCCTTCCTCTGGTGCACAG TCCAAGGCTCTCCAAACTACCTGGTTGGATTTCCAAAGATGGCACGGTTAACCTGCAGAAG GAACTCAAGGAGTGTTCAGGTCGTGTGTTTGTGGACTCACAGCCAGAGTTCTGTCTCCCAGAG aAAGAGCTGCTTGACTTATCCACCATTGATGTCATATTGATTTCTAACTATCACTGTATGATGGCCCTCCCCTATATCACTGAACACACCGGTTTCACTGGAACAGTGTACGCCACAGAGCCAACTCTCCAGATAGGCAG ATTGCTAATGGAGGAGCTGGTGAATTTCATGGAGAGGGTACCCAAGGCTCAGTCTGCCGTCTGCTGGAAGAATAAGGAAATACAAAG GCTGCTACCTGGAACACTTAAAGATGTTGCTCATGTGTGGGCATGGAAGCGATGCTACAGCATTCAAGAGGTGAACTCTGCTCTCAGCAAAGTCCAGCTTGTGGGCTACTCCCAGAAAGTG GAACTGTTTGGTGCTGTGCAGGTCACACCCCTAAGCTCCGGCTACTCATTGGGCAGCTCAAACTGGATCATCCAATCCCATTATGAGAAAGTGTCCTATGTGTCTGGATCCTCCCTTCTCACCACTCATCCTCAG CCAATGGACCAGAGCTCACTGAAGAACAGTGATGTTCTCATCCTGACTGGCCTCACTCAAATGCCAACTGCCAACCCAGATGGCATGCTGGGGGATTTCTGCAGTAACCTGG CCATGACTATTCGCGCAGGGGGCAACGTATTGGTGCCTTGCTACTCCTCTGGAGTGATCTACGATCTTCTGGAGTGCCTGTACCAGTTCATAGAGAACGCCAACCTCGGAAACACACCTTTCTACTTCATATCCCCCGTGGCCAACAGCTCCCTGGAGTTTTCACAAATCTTCGCTGAGTG GCTCTGTCACAACAAACAGTCAAAGGTCTATCTTCCAGAACCTCCTTTTCCACATGCAGAG CTGATCCAGACCAACAAGCTGAAGCACTACCCCACCATCCATGGCAGCTTCAGCAGCGAGTTCCGTCAGCCATGCGTGGTGTTTACCGGTCACCCTTCCCTGCGTTTCGGTGATGTGGTTCACTTCTTGGAGCTGTGGGGGAAGTCCAGCCTCAACACCATCATCTTCACTG AGCCCGACTTTTCCTACCTAGAAGCCCTGGCCCCCTACCAGCCCCTGGCCATGAAGTGTGTCTACTGCCCCATCGACACACGCCTCAACTTCCACCAGGTGTCCAAGCTCCTCAAGGAGGTCCAG CCCCTTCATGTGGTGTGCCCAGAGCAGTACACCCAGCCTCCCCTGGCCCAGCCTCATCGTTCAGACCTGATGCTAGAGCTGCAGCCTGCTCCCATGCCGTACCGGCGCTGTTCCGTCCTGAGCCTGCCCTTCAGACGGCACTACGAACGCATCCAACTGCTGCCTGAG TTGGCCCGGTCCCTTGTTCCCTCTGAGATCAAGCCTGGCATCTCTGTTGCAACAGTGTCAGCTGTCCTACAGTCCAAGGACAACAAACACATGCTCCAG TCGGTGCCCAAGCCCCCTCCCGTGCCCCCTAgtaaaaagaggaagagggtgatggaggagcCCCCAGAGCTGCTGGCCCCCAAACCTCTCCTCAGTGGAGCAATCCCCCTGGAGGCCTTCCTGGCTGCCCTCCACAAG CACGGCATCACggaggtgaaggtggaggagacgGCAGACGGCCACATGCTCCACCTGCAGGCCGAGGACACTCTGATTCAGCTGGAGGAGGACGGGACGCACATTGTGTGCGACAACAACGAGACGCTGCGCACCACCCTGCGAGACCTGGTGCTGAGGTTCTTACAGAAGCTCTGA
- the glrx5 gene encoding glutaredoxin-related protein 5, mitochondrial: MNNLLRSTVRCLRANSLAYLPKQADGHVSFVSARLMCAADQHKDLGDMVKKDKVVVFMKGTPAQPMCGFSNAVVQILRMHGVDDYAAYNVLDDQDLRQGVKSFSNWPTIPQVYFNGEFVGGCDILLQMHQSGDLVEELQKLGIRSALMDAEKQSK, translated from the exons ATGAACAACCTCCTCAGGTCGACTGTTCGTTGTCTGCGGGCGAATTCGTTGGCGTATCTGCCAAAGCAAGCTGATGGACATGTGTCGTTTGTGTCCGCCCGGCTAATGTGTGCGGCAGACCAACATAAAGACCTTGGTGACATGGTAAAGAAAGACAAAGTTGTTGTGTTTATGAAAGGTACACCCGCACAGCCGATGTGTGGCTTCAGCAATGCCGTTGTTCAAATCCTCCGGATGCATGGAGTGGATGACTATGCTGCTTACAACGTGTTGGACGACCAGGATCTGAGACAAG GCGTGAAGAGCTTCTCTAATTGGCCCACCATCCCTCAGGTGTACTTCAATGGGGAGTTTGTCGGGGGTTGTGATATCCTGTTACAGATGCACCAGAGTGGAGACTTGGTGGAGGAACTTCAGAAGCTTGGTATCCGCTCTGCACTGATGGACGCAGAGAAGCAGTCCAAGTAG